One segment of Triticum aestivum cultivar Chinese Spring chromosome 2A, IWGSC CS RefSeq v2.1, whole genome shotgun sequence DNA contains the following:
- the LOC123189663 gene encoding magnesium transporter MRS2-C: MDQDLKDRLLLPPRAASNGPHRRGKPAAPGGGGGGGGVTIDVHGLKKRGGGRRSWVRVDAATGAAEAVEVAKPALMRRLDLPARDLRLLDPLFVYPSAILGRERAVVCNLERIRCIITADEALVLRDPDADGGAAAEEAVRRYVDELQRRLVDCADDLPFEFIALEVALEAACSFLDAQAVELEAEAYPLLDELTAKISTLDLERARRLKSKLVALTRRVQKVRDEIEQLMDDDGDMAEMYLTEKKMRMEASSLDEEGLQGVAGNNAFGASVSAPVSPVSSPPAPRRLEKQFSFARSRHSSFKSSESSQYNIEELEMLLEAYFVVIDYTLSKLTSLKEYIDDTEDFINIQLDNVRNQLIQFELLLTTATFVVAIFGVVSGVFGMNFEGVAVLKVPHAFEWTLIITGVCGAVIFACLLWYFKKRRFFPL; encoded by the exons ATGGACCAGGACCTCAAGGACCggctcctcctccctccccgcgccgcctcgaaCGGGCCCCACCGCCGCGGCAAGCCCGCGGCGccaggcggcggcggaggtgggggTGGCGTGACGATCGACGTCCACGGCCTGAAgaagcgcggcggcgggcggcgctcgtGGGTGCGGGTGGACGCGGCGACGGGCGCGGCCGAGGCGGTGGAGGTCGCCAAGCCGGCGCTCATGCGGCGGCTCGACCTGCCCGCGCGCGACCTCCGCCTCCTCGACCCGCTCTTCGTCTACCCCTCCGCCATCCTCGGCCGCGAGCGCGCCGTCGTCTGCAACCTCGAGCGGATACGGTGCATCATCACCGCTGACGAGGCGCTCGTCCTGCGCGACCCCGACGCTGACGGCGGAGCCGCTGCGGAGGAGGCCGTGCGGAGGTACGTCGACGAGCTGCAACGCCGTCTCGTGGACTGCGCCGACGACCTGCCCTTCGAGTTCATCGCTCTGGAGGTCGCGCTCGAAGCCGCCTGCTCCTTCCTAGACGCTCAG GCTGTTGAGCTGGAGGCTGAAGCTTATCCACTGCTAGATGAGTTAACGGCCAAAATCAGTACCCTTGACTTGGAGCGTGCTCGACGCCTAAAGAGCAAGCTGGTTGCATTGACTAGGAGGGTCCAAAAG GTCAGAGATGAGATAGAGCAATTGATGGACGACGATGGTGATATGGCTGAAATGTACCTCACGGAAAAGAAGATGAGGATGGAAGCATCATCATTGGACGAGGAGGGCCTTCAAGGAGTTGCTGGAAATAATGCCTTCGGTGCATCCGTCTCTGCTCCAGTTTCACCAGTTTCGTCGCCCCCTGCGCCCCGGCGGCTTGAGAAGCAATTTAGTTTTGCTAGAAGCAGGCACAGCAGCTTCAAGAGCTCAGAGAGCAGTCAATATAACATAGAAGAACTGGAAATGTTGCTGGAGGCTTACTTTGTGGTTATTGACTACACTCTCAGCAAATTAACTTCG CTGAAGGAGTATATTGATGACACAGAGGATTTCATCAATATCCAGCTG GATAATGTCCGGAACCAACTGATCCAGTTCGAGCTGCTGCTGACCACCGCTACGTTTGTGGTAGCCATCTTCGGGGTTGTCTCTGGGGTCTTCGGCATGAACTTTGAGGGGGTCGCTGTGCTTAAAGTGCCTCACGCTTTTGAGTGGACGCTCATCATAACGGGTGTTTGTGGCGCGGTCATATTCGCCTGCCTCCTGTGGTACTTTAAGAAGAGAAGGTTCTTCCCCTTGTAA